One window of Bacillus sp. THAF10 genomic DNA carries:
- the purD gene encoding phosphoribosylamine--glycine ligase, protein MKVLVVGKGGREHAIAWKLAQSPSVTEVFIAPGNVGMEMVGKLVPIDESNTDALLHFAKEKGIDLTMIGPEVPLLNGIVDAFQEAGLPVFGPTKAAALIEGSKSFAKDIMKKYDIPTAGYETFTDYEEAKNYIESKGAPIVLKADGLAAGKGVVVAMTEKEALDAVYEMMAEQKFGAASSKLVVEEFLEGEEFSFMAFVNGEKVYPMVIAQDHKRAFDGDQGPNTGGMGAYSPVPHIPQQIVDEALETILLPTAKAMVKEGRPFTGILYAGLILTKQGPKVIEFNARFGDPETQVVLPRLESDLGEVLLGVLQKKDLELKWSNKAVVGVVMASKGYPEAYENGAVIEGADQLENAVVFHAGTAMEKEKLVTNGGRVLLVAAQHESLQAAQTQAYQELQKISCDHLFYRNDIANKAIAAGVSS, encoded by the coding sequence ATGAAAGTATTAGTAGTTGGTAAGGGCGGTCGGGAGCATGCGATCGCCTGGAAACTTGCCCAAAGCCCATCCGTTACCGAGGTTTTTATTGCTCCAGGAAACGTTGGAATGGAAATGGTCGGAAAGCTTGTTCCCATTGATGAATCAAATACGGACGCTCTCCTGCATTTTGCTAAGGAAAAGGGTATAGACCTCACGATGATTGGTCCTGAGGTTCCACTTTTAAATGGAATCGTCGATGCGTTTCAAGAGGCTGGTCTTCCAGTGTTTGGACCGACAAAAGCAGCAGCACTTATTGAGGGAAGCAAGAGTTTTGCGAAGGATATAATGAAGAAATACGACATTCCAACGGCAGGCTATGAAACCTTCACAGACTATGAAGAAGCGAAAAATTATATTGAAAGCAAAGGGGCACCAATTGTCCTGAAGGCAGACGGACTAGCAGCAGGTAAAGGTGTAGTCGTTGCGATGACCGAAAAAGAAGCCTTAGATGCGGTTTATGAAATGATGGCAGAGCAAAAATTCGGAGCAGCCTCCTCGAAACTTGTTGTAGAAGAATTCCTTGAAGGGGAAGAATTCTCGTTTATGGCATTTGTGAACGGAGAAAAAGTGTACCCAATGGTGATTGCTCAAGATCATAAACGTGCGTTTGATGGAGACCAAGGTCCCAACACTGGCGGAATGGGAGCCTACTCTCCCGTCCCACATATTCCGCAACAGATAGTAGACGAAGCATTAGAGACCATCTTGCTTCCAACCGCGAAAGCAATGGTGAAAGAAGGACGGCCATTTACAGGGATTTTATATGCAGGATTAATTTTAACGAAGCAAGGCCCAAAGGTGATTGAATTTAATGCCCGATTTGGCGATCCTGAAACGCAGGTCGTATTGCCACGTTTAGAATCAGATTTAGGAGAAGTGTTACTGGGAGTTTTGCAAAAGAAAGATCTAGAGCTGAAATGGTCAAATAAAGCCGTTGTTGGCGTGGTAATGGCATCAAAAGGCTATCCAGAAGCCTATGAAAATGGGGCTGTGATAGAAGGTGCGGACCAACTTGAAAACGCTGTTGTTTTTCATGCAGGAACAGCGATGGAAAAGGAAAAGCTTGTTACAAACGGCGGTAGAGTATTGCTTGTGGCAGCGCAACATGAGAGCCTGCAGGCAGCGCAAACACAAGCCTATCAAGAACTGCAAAAAATCTCCTGCGATCATCTTTTTTACAGAAATGATATTGCCAACAAAGCTATTGCGGCCGGCGTTTCTTCTTAA
- the purM gene encoding phosphoribosylformylglycinamidine cyclo-ligase, protein MANAYKQAGVDIEAGYEAVDRMKKHVKRTMRPEVMGGLGGFGGLFDLSAVNVKNPVLVSGTDGVGTKLMLAFQLDKHDTIGMDAVAMCVNDVVVQGAEPLYFLDYIACGKADPARIESIVKGIADGCEQAGCALVGGETAEMPGMYDESEYDLAGFTVGVVDKERLITGADIKPGNILVGLSSSGIHSNGYSLVRKIVSGMDLNEVYPGLERPLGEELLTPTKIYVKPILEVLKKHDINGMAHITGGGFIENIPRMLPEGLQAEIDYGTWPIPPIFNVLQEKGELNRKEMFNIFNMGIGMVLAIEEEILPEVVQILEANGEKAYLIGRVKEGEGITFGGGEIR, encoded by the coding sequence ATGGCAAATGCATACAAGCAAGCAGGTGTAGATATTGAAGCTGGCTACGAAGCGGTAGACCGGATGAAAAAGCATGTGAAAAGAACGATGAGACCGGAAGTGATGGGTGGACTTGGCGGTTTCGGAGGCCTGTTTGATCTATCCGCGGTGAACGTGAAAAATCCGGTACTCGTTTCAGGAACAGATGGTGTGGGAACAAAGCTGATGCTTGCATTTCAGCTAGATAAGCATGACACCATCGGGATGGATGCAGTTGCGATGTGTGTCAATGACGTCGTGGTTCAAGGAGCAGAGCCACTATATTTTCTTGACTATATTGCATGCGGAAAAGCGGACCCAGCACGAATTGAAAGCATTGTAAAAGGAATTGCGGATGGCTGCGAGCAAGCTGGCTGTGCCCTTGTCGGGGGAGAAACGGCAGAGATGCCTGGCATGTACGACGAAAGCGAATATGACCTTGCAGGCTTTACAGTTGGAGTCGTGGACAAAGAACGCCTCATCACGGGCGCAGACATTAAGCCTGGGAACATTCTCGTCGGCCTTAGCTCAAGTGGTATCCATAGCAACGGCTACTCGCTCGTAAGAAAAATTGTGAGCGGAATGGATTTGAACGAAGTATACCCAGGGTTAGAACGCCCCCTTGGTGAGGAACTCCTCACACCAACGAAAATTTACGTAAAACCAATATTAGAAGTTCTCAAAAAACACGACATTAACGGAATGGCCCATATCACAGGTGGCGGCTTCATTGAAAACATTCCACGGATGCTGCCAGAGGGACTGCAAGCAGAAATCGACTATGGAACATGGCCAATTCCGCCAATTTTTAATGTGCTTCAAGAAAAAGGCGAGCTCAACCGCAAGGAAATGTTCAACATTTTTAACATGGGGATCGGCATGGTGCTGGCTATTGAAGAGGAAATTTTACCGGAGGTTGTGCAAATTTTAGAGGCAAACGGCGAGAAAGCTTACTTGATTGGACGTGTAAAAGAAGGCGAGGGTATCACCTTTGGCGGAGGAGAAATCCGATGA
- a CDS encoding EYxxD motif small membrane protein codes for MLEYLTDMSFILATLIGGIIAIVFVFVKKKRRPQ; via the coding sequence ATGTTGGAATACCTAACCGATATGTCTTTTATATTGGCAACCTTAATTGGAGGCATCATCGCCATTGTTTTTGTTTTTGTTAAGAAGAAACGCCGGCCGCAATAG
- the purN gene encoding phosphoribosylglycinamide formyltransferase, whose product MTTRMAIFASGSGSNFQAIVDACHKRQLDAAPVLLVCDKPDAYVVERAEAANIPSFTFVPKSYQNKTEFEQDILLQLNEHNIDFIVLAGYMRLIGPTLLQAYKGRIVNIHPSLLPAFPGLDAVGQALDYGVKLTGVTIHFVDEGMDTGPIIAQEALEIKEDDTKESLAKKIHQIEHSFYPKTLQQLFTVKGEAAIR is encoded by the coding sequence ATGACAACAAGAATGGCCATCTTTGCTTCTGGGAGCGGCTCGAATTTTCAAGCAATAGTGGATGCCTGCCACAAAAGGCAACTTGATGCAGCACCTGTATTGCTAGTCTGTGATAAACCGGATGCTTATGTGGTGGAGCGGGCAGAGGCAGCGAACATTCCATCCTTTACTTTCGTGCCAAAAAGCTACCAAAATAAAACGGAATTTGAGCAGGATATTTTGCTGCAGTTAAATGAACATAACATAGACTTCATTGTTCTAGCCGGCTATATGCGCTTGATTGGTCCAACCTTGCTTCAAGCCTATAAGGGGAGAATCGTTAATATCCATCCCTCCCTCTTGCCTGCTTTTCCAGGGCTAGACGCAGTGGGTCAAGCTTTAGATTACGGTGTGAAGCTAACCGGTGTAACGATTCATTTTGTTGATGAAGGAATGGATACTGGTCCCATCATTGCGCAAGAAGCCCTAGAAATCAAGGAAGACGATACAAAAGAATCCTTAGCAAAAAAAATACATCAAATCGAACACAGCTTTTACCCAAAAACATTACAACAACTTTTTACAGTTAAAGGAGAGGCAGCGATACGATGA
- a CDS encoding DUF2892 domain-containing protein, protein MKVRPNIGIINAMIRISAGFAILAWITSKMVRRPHRDSYKLVALMAGMKIAEGILRYCPLTAGFERFQDYRNEHSGGDGFDFNFDDFDASGSTDGDSGGADSYNPS, encoded by the coding sequence ATGAAAGTAAGGCCTAATATTGGGATTATCAATGCGATGATCCGCATTTCAGCAGGGTTTGCAATCCTTGCATGGATTACAAGTAAAATGGTTAGAAGGCCACACCGCGATTCCTATAAGCTCGTCGCTCTTATGGCTGGTATGAAAATTGCAGAGGGAATCTTGCGCTATTGCCCATTAACTGCCGGATTTGAACGTTTCCAGGATTACCGCAACGAACATAGTGGTGGTGACGGATTTGATTTTAACTTTGACGATTTTGATGCAAGCGGCAGCACCGATGGGGACTCTGGTGGGGCGGATTCTTATAACCCAAGCTAA
- the purH gene encoding bifunctional phosphoribosylaminoimidazolecarboxamide formyltransferase/IMP cyclohydrolase: protein MRALVSVSNKEGIVPFVQKLVELGVEVISTGGTKKVLQENGVNVIGISEVTGFPEILDGRVKTLHPMIHGGLLAMRENESHQAQLSEHGITPIDLVVVNLYPFKETISKDGTSFEDAIENIDIGGPTMLRSAAKNHQDVAVLVDPADYDGVITELKNNGKTELATRRRLAAKVFRHTAAYDALISNYLTEAVEEQHPESLTVTFEKKQGLRYGENPHQQAAFYQTPLASEFSIASAEQLHGKELSYNNINDADTALQIVKEFKSPAVVAVKHMNPCGVGTGATALEAYRRAYEADPVSIFGGILAFNTEVDKETAELLHELFLEIIIAPSFTEEALAVLTQKKNIRLLVVKMEGEDTMKSRIVSVRGGLLVQDEDQAGLENAEVTIPTKREPTEKEWEDLKLAWKVVKHVKSNAIVLAKDGQTVGVGAGQMNRVGAAKIALEQAGEKAVGSALGSDAFFPMNDTVEAAAKAGVTAIIQPGGSIKDEDSIKKADEYGMTMVFTGMRHFKH, encoded by the coding sequence ATGAGAGCGTTAGTGAGTGTTTCCAATAAAGAGGGCATTGTCCCGTTTGTACAAAAATTAGTGGAGCTTGGTGTAGAGGTCATCTCCACTGGCGGTACCAAAAAAGTTCTGCAAGAAAATGGTGTAAACGTAATTGGGATTTCAGAGGTAACAGGCTTTCCAGAAATCCTTGATGGACGAGTGAAAACCTTACACCCCATGATTCACGGTGGATTGTTGGCAATGCGTGAGAATGAAAGCCATCAGGCGCAGCTTTCTGAGCATGGAATTACACCAATTGATCTAGTGGTGGTCAATCTTTACCCTTTTAAAGAAACCATTTCTAAAGATGGTACATCATTTGAGGATGCCATTGAAAACATTGATATTGGTGGACCAACTATGCTGCGCTCAGCGGCAAAAAATCATCAGGATGTTGCGGTGTTAGTGGATCCTGCTGATTATGATGGTGTGATTACAGAGTTGAAGAACAATGGGAAAACCGAGCTTGCTACTCGTCGTCGTCTTGCGGCTAAAGTGTTCCGTCACACGGCAGCGTATGATGCGTTAATCTCCAATTACCTAACAGAAGCGGTAGAGGAGCAGCATCCAGAATCACTAACGGTAACATTTGAGAAAAAACAAGGACTTCGCTATGGAGAGAATCCACATCAGCAAGCGGCCTTTTACCAAACACCTTTAGCATCTGAGTTTTCCATTGCTTCTGCAGAGCAGCTTCACGGCAAAGAGCTTTCTTACAACAACATCAATGATGCAGATACAGCGCTTCAAATTGTGAAGGAATTTAAAAGCCCGGCTGTCGTTGCTGTCAAGCATATGAATCCTTGTGGCGTCGGAACAGGAGCAACAGCCCTAGAAGCCTACCGCCGTGCCTATGAAGCAGATCCTGTTTCTATTTTTGGTGGCATTCTTGCCTTTAACACCGAGGTAGACAAGGAAACAGCAGAGTTATTACATGAGCTATTTTTAGAGATCATTATTGCGCCATCCTTTACAGAGGAAGCTTTGGCGGTACTAACGCAAAAGAAAAACATTCGTCTGCTTGTGGTGAAGATGGAAGGCGAGGACACGATGAAATCCCGCATCGTTTCTGTACGCGGCGGCTTGCTTGTGCAGGATGAAGACCAAGCAGGACTTGAGAATGCGGAAGTGACGATTCCAACTAAACGCGAGCCAACAGAAAAAGAGTGGGAAGATTTAAAGCTTGCATGGAAAGTAGTAAAGCATGTGAAATCTAATGCGATTGTTCTGGCAAAGGATGGTCAAACAGTTGGCGTTGGTGCAGGCCAGATGAACCGCGTAGGAGCGGCGAAAATTGCGCTTGAGCAGGCGGGAGAGAAAGCAGTTGGCTCGGCGCTTGGCTCGGATGCATTTTTCCCGATGAACGATACCGTGGAGGCAGCTGCCAAAGCAGGCGTCACGGCAATTATTCAGCCAGGCGGTTCCATCAAAGACGAGGATTCCATTAAAAAAGCTGATGAGTACGGAATGACGATGGTGTTTACCGGAATGAGACATTTTAAGCATTAA
- the purF gene encoding amidophosphoribosyltransferase: MLAELKGLNEECGVFGIWGHPEASQITYYGLHSLQHRGQEGAGIVTTDGEKLTAVKGEGLVNEVFGNGRLEELRMGKAAIGHVRYATAGGGGYENVQPLLFHSQTGSLALAHNGNLVNANALKHQLETMGSILQTTSDTEVLAHLIKRSGYTLLKDRVKNALSMLKGAYAFLIMTETEMMVALDPNGLRPLSLGKLNDAYVVASETCAFDVVGAEFIRDIEPGELLIIDNGGLHSERFTMHTQRAMCSMEYIYFSRPDSNIDGINVHTARKSLGKQLAMESAVDADVVTGVPDSSISAAIGYAEFSGIPYELGLIKNRYVGRTFIQPSQALREQGVKMKLSPVRGVVEGKRVVMVDDSIVRGTTSRRIVRMLREAGATEVHVRISSPPIKNPCFYGIDTSTHEELIASSHSVEEMREIIGADSLAFLTPGGLVEAIDRPFDGETRGQCMACFTGKYPTEIFPDTVLPHEKC; encoded by the coding sequence ATGCTTGCTGAATTAAAAGGCTTAAACGAAGAATGTGGGGTGTTCGGGATTTGGGGACATCCCGAAGCCTCCCAAATCACCTATTATGGCTTGCATAGCCTGCAGCATCGTGGCCAAGAAGGTGCCGGAATTGTCACTACAGATGGGGAGAAATTAACAGCGGTTAAAGGCGAAGGTCTTGTGAACGAAGTGTTCGGAAATGGTAGATTAGAAGAGTTACGCATGGGGAAAGCGGCGATTGGCCATGTGCGTTATGCTACGGCTGGTGGCGGAGGCTATGAGAACGTCCAGCCTCTCTTATTCCACTCACAAACTGGCAGTCTCGCACTTGCGCATAATGGCAACCTCGTGAACGCCAATGCTTTGAAACACCAGCTTGAAACGATGGGAAGTATTTTGCAAACAACGTCTGACACGGAAGTTTTGGCGCATTTGATTAAAAGAAGCGGCTACACCTTGCTGAAGGACCGTGTGAAAAACGCATTGTCCATGCTAAAGGGAGCGTACGCATTTTTAATCATGACCGAAACGGAAATGATGGTTGCCTTAGATCCAAACGGCTTGCGCCCACTGTCGTTAGGTAAGCTGAATGACGCGTATGTGGTGGCATCGGAAACCTGTGCGTTTGATGTGGTTGGTGCGGAATTTATCCGTGACATTGAGCCAGGAGAATTGTTGATTATTGATAACGGCGGCTTGCATTCGGAGCGTTTTACGATGCATACCCAGCGCGCGATGTGCAGCATGGAGTACATTTATTTTTCTAGACCAGATAGCAACATCGATGGCATTAATGTGCATACCGCTCGTAAAAGCCTCGGAAAGCAGCTGGCAATGGAGTCCGCTGTTGATGCGGATGTAGTAACGGGTGTGCCGGATTCTAGTATTTCTGCGGCGATAGGGTATGCGGAGTTTTCCGGCATTCCTTACGAGCTTGGCTTAATTAAAAATAGATATGTAGGTCGAACATTTATCCAGCCTTCACAAGCTTTACGGGAGCAAGGCGTGAAGATGAAGCTCTCACCAGTACGCGGTGTGGTGGAAGGAAAGCGTGTGGTGATGGTCGATGATTCGATCGTGCGCGGGACGACTAGTAGGAGAATTGTAAGGATGCTTCGTGAGGCAGGTGCAACAGAGGTACATGTGCGCATCAGTTCACCGCCGATTAAGAATCCTTGTTTTTATGGAATTGACACATCCACGCATGAGGAGCTGATTGCTTCTTCTCATTCGGTGGAGGAGATGCGAGAAATCATCGGTGCGGATTCGTTGGCATTTTTGACTCCTGGTGGGTTGGTCGAAGCGATCGATCGTCCATTTGACGGGGAAACCCGCGGCCAGTGCATGGCTTGTTTTACCGGCAAGTACCCAACGGAAATTTTTCCGGATACAGTGCTGCCGCATGAGAAATGTTAG
- the purL gene encoding phosphoribosylformylglycinamidine synthase subunit PurL, protein MSLLLEPNPEMIKAEGIYREMGLSDEEFLMVEKILGRLPNYTETGLFSVMWSEHCSYKNSKPVLRKFPTEGPKVLQGPGEGAGIVDIGDNQAVVFKIESHNHPSAIEPYQGAATGVGGIIRDVFSMGARPIALLNSLRFGELTSPRVKYLFEEVVAGIAGYGNCVGIPTVGGEIQFDPAYDGNPLVNAMCVGLINHEDIKKGQAKGVGNTVMYVGAKTGRDGIHGATFASEELSEASEEKRPAVQVGDPFMEKLLLEACLGIVKWDGLVGIQDMGAAGLTSSSAEMASKAGSGIEMNLDLVPQRETGMTGYEMMLSESQERMLIVVEAGREHEAQEIVAKYDLEAVAIGKVTDDKKLRLLHKGEVIADVPVDALAEEAPVYHKPSSEPAYYREFQEMDAVVPEVANYEETLVALLKQPTIASKEWVYDQYDYQVRTNTVVVPGSDAAVVRIRGTEKALAMTTDCNSRYLYLDPEVGGMIAVAEAARNVVCSGAKPLAITDCLNFGNPEKPEIFWQIEKATDGMSAACRKLESPVIGGNVSLYNETNGVAVYPTPVVGMVGLIDDLKHVTTQEFKNEGDLIYVIGETGADFGGSELQKLSFGKIFGKAPAIDLDVEARRQAELLAAIRGVLIASAHDVAEGGVSVALAESAMGAQGLGAAVTLTGEMTAALFSETQSRFVVSVRPQHQEAFEMAVTDARLVGSVTATGTLHIESASREVAIHLSVEDLRKAWKGAIPCLLN, encoded by the coding sequence ATGTCGTTACTTCTTGAGCCAAATCCAGAGATGATTAAAGCGGAAGGCATTTACCGTGAGATGGGCCTTAGCGATGAAGAGTTTCTTATGGTAGAAAAAATTCTTGGTCGTCTCCCAAACTACACGGAAACTGGACTATTTTCTGTTATGTGGTCCGAGCATTGCAGCTACAAAAATTCCAAGCCAGTGCTTCGTAAATTCCCAACAGAAGGTCCAAAGGTGTTACAAGGACCTGGGGAAGGTGCAGGGATTGTGGACATTGGGGACAACCAAGCTGTCGTGTTCAAAATCGAAAGCCATAATCACCCGTCTGCTATTGAGCCTTATCAAGGGGCAGCAACTGGTGTTGGCGGAATCATCCGTGATGTATTTTCTATGGGAGCACGTCCGATTGCATTATTGAACTCTCTGCGCTTTGGGGAACTGACTTCTCCACGCGTGAAATATTTGTTTGAAGAAGTAGTGGCAGGAATCGCCGGCTACGGAAACTGTGTGGGCATCCCAACAGTTGGTGGCGAGATTCAATTTGATCCTGCTTATGATGGAAACCCGCTTGTAAACGCGATGTGTGTGGGACTTATCAATCATGAGGATATTAAAAAAGGGCAGGCAAAGGGTGTTGGGAATACCGTGATGTACGTTGGGGCAAAAACGGGACGTGACGGAATTCACGGAGCAACCTTTGCATCCGAAGAGCTATCCGAAGCTTCCGAGGAAAAACGTCCAGCAGTGCAAGTGGGCGACCCGTTTATGGAAAAGTTACTCTTAGAAGCCTGCTTGGGAATTGTTAAGTGGGATGGCCTTGTTGGTATCCAGGACATGGGAGCAGCTGGCTTGACTAGCTCTTCTGCTGAGATGGCATCAAAGGCTGGTTCTGGAATTGAAATGAACTTAGACCTTGTACCACAGCGTGAAACGGGAATGACGGGCTATGAAATGATGCTGTCTGAGTCACAAGAGCGCATGCTGATTGTCGTGGAAGCGGGTCGTGAGCACGAGGCGCAAGAAATCGTGGCAAAATATGACCTTGAAGCAGTGGCAATCGGGAAGGTAACAGATGATAAAAAATTACGCTTGCTTCATAAAGGCGAAGTAATTGCTGATGTGCCGGTGGATGCATTAGCGGAAGAAGCGCCAGTGTACCATAAGCCTTCTAGTGAGCCAGCGTACTATCGTGAGTTTCAAGAGATGGACGCAGTGGTGCCAGAAGTAGCGAACTACGAGGAGACGTTGGTGGCTTTATTGAAGCAGCCGACGATTGCCAGCAAAGAGTGGGTCTATGACCAGTATGATTATCAGGTGCGTACGAATACGGTGGTCGTTCCTGGCTCAGACGCAGCAGTAGTGCGCATTCGTGGCACAGAAAAAGCGTTAGCGATGACAACGGATTGTAATTCCCGTTATCTCTATTTGGACCCAGAAGTTGGTGGGATGATTGCGGTAGCAGAAGCAGCTCGTAATGTTGTCTGCTCTGGCGCGAAGCCTCTAGCGATTACCGACTGCCTGAATTTTGGTAATCCTGAAAAGCCGGAAATCTTCTGGCAAATCGAAAAAGCAACAGATGGTATGAGTGCAGCATGTCGTAAGCTGGAATCTCCAGTCATCGGTGGAAATGTGTCGTTATACAACGAAACAAATGGTGTTGCTGTTTACCCTACACCTGTAGTCGGCATGGTCGGTTTAATTGATGACTTGAAGCATGTGACAACGCAGGAATTCAAAAATGAGGGAGACCTGATTTATGTAATCGGGGAAACAGGTGCTGACTTTGGTGGAAGTGAGCTTCAAAAGCTATCTTTTGGCAAAATTTTTGGCAAGGCTCCTGCAATTGATTTGGATGTGGAAGCTAGACGTCAAGCAGAGCTGTTAGCAGCAATCCGTGGTGTCTTAATAGCTTCTGCACATGATGTAGCGGAGGGCGGAGTGAGTGTGGCACTAGCAGAAAGTGCAATGGGAGCACAGGGCTTAGGAGCAGCAGTGACATTGACTGGGGAGATGACAGCTGCTTTGTTTAGCGAAACACAATCCCGCTTTGTTGTGTCTGTTCGTCCACAACATCAGGAAGCATTTGAGATGGCTGTGACAGATGCTAGATTAGTAGGAAGTGTTACAGCAACAGGTACGCTTCATATTGAATCAGCATCTCGTGAAGTAGCGATTCATTTGTCTGTTGAGGATCTTAGGAAAGCTTGGAAAGGAGCTATTCCATGCTTGCTGAATTAA